One Marasmius oreades isolate 03SP1 chromosome 2, whole genome shotgun sequence DNA segment encodes these proteins:
- a CDS encoding uncharacterized protein (BUSCO:EOG092612J3), producing the protein MDDESAEIELLEQNLNKTRQISQRMTLILNSFDTRLAKLEKSILPLYNSTQILNRRASNIEKALMKIDEVAGNHEGIAAEEALILRGPKTGQIEVYQDALERLNASIAFKAADRDSQDTARLVETGAKKLTQLYTKLVAEGSSGTAPPPGSDITQAPFPSSLISDLTPIVAFLRTLPVPTTHPSHPAASAILSVLKEAQRGYADMRGNWVKKCLEASGKRVSDRADNIDPVQAGREFGAWVQSILDVAQDEYRLLADLSPLTGASVLASSYSSLLKPVLLLLSNNVASLIATIKGSLQKYGFIALSSYESLIGIQETWDEISSRKAPDGRKGNDEFKETLQSVRNLCLRLFPECLADIKLGATSRAADTSVDLMVSSLSAVQFLDRVPEVLVATGDILTALGDGNWKMGEGMQVAKPKPGGTDEQVLLEHYVYDTVNTSIGTLNTIAKTQRRPPFGSIFLLNNISYLRKNISVNPKHDRLLDYLSKPTQDVLNSNYRTAKSGYFDANFSLLMQALTDDPKEKRSGTKEKFTRFYDLLEEVLDRHKMARVLEDDPEEREAIGNDVLKFVIPSLKAFTQKHREKEFSKHPQKYIKMSPEAVENRLRNIYR; encoded by the exons ATGGACGACGAATCGGCAGAGATTGAGCTG CTAGAGCAAAATCTGAATAAAACACGTCAAATTTCGCAGCGGATGACTT TGATATTGAACAGCTTCGATACAAGGCTCGCAAAGCTAGAAAAGTCCATATTACCGCTATACAACTCTACGCAAATCCTTAACCGAAGAGCGAGTA ATATTGAAAAGGCGCTAATGAAGATTGATGAAGTGGCCGGTAACCATGAAGGAATTGCTGCGGAAGAGGCTCTCATACTACGTGG CCCCAAAACAGGCCAGATCGAGGTCTATCAAGATGCGCTGGAGCGTTTGAATGCCAGTATTGCTTTCAAAGCGGCTGACCGTGACTCTCAAGATACT GCCCGGCTGGTCGAAACGGGTGCGAAGAAACTTACTCAGTTGTACACGAAGTTAGTTGCAGAAGGTTCTTCTGGCACTGCACCCCCTCCGGGCTCGGATATAACCCAAGCTCCCTTCCCCTCTTCTCTCATCTCCGACCTCACGCCCATCGTGGCATTCTTGCGGACACTACCAGTACCGACAACCCATCCATCGCACCCTGCTGCTTCAGCTATTCTGTCCGTTCTCAAGGAGGCTCAGCGAGGGTACGCCGACATGAGGGGTAACTGGGTCAAGAAATGCCTCGAGGCCTCCGGGAAACGTGTTTCAGATCGAGCTGACAACATTGACCCTGTACAAGCTGGAAGGGAATTTGGTGCTTGGGTTCAGTCAATCCTTGATGTTGCCCAG GACGAATACCGTCTGTTAGCAGACCTCAGCCCGCTTACTGGCGCTTCTGTCCTAGCATCATCGTACAGTTCGCTTTTGAAGCCTGTTCTCCTGCTCTTGAGCAACAACGTGGCTTCGCTCATTGCTACTATCAAGGGCTCTTTGCAGAAATACGGCTTCATTGCTTTATCTTCTTACGAGTCGTTGATAGGTATACAGGAAACTTGGGACGAGATATCCTCTCGAAAAGCTCCTGACGGTCGGAAAGGGAATGACGAGTTCAAGGAGACCCTTCAGAGCGTTCGCAACCTCTGCTTACGGCTGTTCCCTGAATGTCTGGCCGATATCAAGCTGGGAGCTACCAGCCGAGCCGCTGATACCAGCGTTGATTTGATGGTTTCAAGTCTATCG GCTGTTCAATTTCTCGACAGGGTACCGGAGGTGCTCGTGGCTACTGGCGATATTCTCACCGCATTGGGTGATGGTAACTGGAAGATGGGAGAGGGAATGCAAGTGGCGAAGCCGAAACCTGGTGGTACGGATGAACAAGTATTGTTGGAACATTACGTTT ATGATACCGTCAACACCTCGATCGGAACTCTGAATACCATCGCCAAAACCCAGCGAAGACCGCCGTTTGGATCGATTTTTCTGTTGAATAATATCTCATACCTACGGAAGAACATATCCGTTAACCCCAAACACGACAGACTTCTCGATTACCTTTCAAAGCCTACCCAAGACGTTCTCAACTCCAACTATCGTACCGCCAAATCTGGCTACTTTGACGCCAACTTTTCTTTGCTTATGCAAGCTCTGACTGACGATCCGAAGGAGAAACGGTCTGGTACGAAGGAGAAGTTTACGAGGTTTTATGATTTACTCGAGGAAGTGTTGGATAGGCATAAGATGGCTAGGGTGTTGGAGGATGATCCGGAAGAAAGAGAGGCGATTGGGAACGATGTGTTGAAATTTGTAATTCCGTCGTTGAAGGCGTTTACGCAGAAGCATCGGGAGAAGGAGTTTAGTAAGC ATCCGCAAAAGT ACATTAAGATGTCTCCCGAAGCGGTTGAGAATCGGTTGAGGAATATATATCGATAG
- a CDS encoding uncharacterized protein (BUSCO:EOG092612J3): MDDESAEIELLEQNLNKTRQISQRMTLILNSFDTRLAKLEKSILPLYNSTQILNRRASNIEKALMKIDEVAGNHEGIAAEEALILRGPKTGQIEVYQDALERLNASIAFKAADRDSQDTARLVETGAKKLTQLYTKLVAEGSSGTAPSPGSDITQAPFPSSLISDLTPIVAFLRTLPVPTTHPSHPAASAILSVLKEAQRGYADMRGNWVKKCLEASGKRVSDRADNIDPVQAGREFGAWVQSILDVAQDEYRLLADLSPLTGASVLASSYSSLLKPVLLLLSNNVASLIATIKGSLQKYGFIALSSYESLIGIQETWDEISSRKAPDGRKGNDEFKEALQSVRNLCLRLFPECLADIKLGATSRAADTSVDLMVSSLSAVQFLDRVPEVLVATGDILTVLGDGNWKMGEGMQVAKPKPGGTDEQVLLEHYVYDTVNTSIGTLNTIAKTQRRPPFGSIFLLNNISYLRKNISVNPKHDRLLDYLSKPTQDVLNSNYRTAKSGYFDANFSLLMQALTDDPKEKRSGTKEKFTRFYDLLEEVLDRHKMARVLEDDPEEREAIGNDVLKFVIPSLKAFTQKHREKEFSKHPQKYIKMSPEAVENQLRNIYR, from the exons ATGGACGACGAATCGGCAGAGATTGAGCTG CTAGAGCAAAATCTGAATAAAACACGTCAAATTTCGCAGCGGATGACTT TGATATTGAACAGCTTCGATACAAGGCTCGCGAAGCTAGAAAAGTCCATATTACCGCTATACAACTCTACGCAAATCCTTAACCGAAGAGCGAGTA ATATTGAAAAGGCGCTAATGAAGATTGATGAAGTGGCCGGTAACCATGAAGGAATTGCTGCGGAAGAGGCTCTCATACTACGTGG CCCCAAAACAGGCCAGATCGAGGTCTATCAAGATGCGCTGGAGCGTTTGAATGCCAGTATTGCTTTCAAAGCGGCTGACCGTGACTCTCAAGATACT GCCCGGCTGGTCGAAACGGGTGCGAAGAAACTTACTCAGTTGTACACGAAGTTAGTTGCAGAAGGTTCTTCTGGCACTGCACCCTCTCCGGGCTCAGATATCACCCAAGCTCCCTTCCCCTCATCTCTCATTTCCGACCTCACGCCCATCGTGGCGTTCTTGCGGACACTACCAGTACCGACAACCCATCCATCGCACCCTGCTGCTTCAGCTATTCTGTCCGTTCTCAAAGAGGCTCAGCGAGGGTACGCCGACATGAGGGGTAACTGGGTCAAGAAATGCCTCGAGGCCTCCGGGAAACGTGTTTCAGATCGAGCTGACAATATTGACCCTGTACAAGCTGGAAGGGAATTTGGTGCTTGGGTTCAGTCAATCCTTGATGTTGCCCAG GACGAATACCGTCTGTTAGCAGACCTCAGCCCGCTTACTGGCGCTTCTGTCCTAGCATCATCGTACAGTTCGCTTTTGAAGCCTGTTCTCCTGCTCTTGAGCAACAACGTGGCTTCGCTCATTGCTACTATCAAGGGCTCTTTGCAGAAATACGGCTTCATTGCTTTATCTTCTTACGAGTCGTTGATAGGTATACAGGAAACTTGGGACGAGATATCCTCTCGAAAAGCTCCGGACGGTCGGAAAGGGAATGACGAGTTCAAGGAGGCCCTTCAGAGCGTTCGCAACCTCTGCTTACGGCTGTTCCCTGAATGTCTGGCCGATATCAAGCTGGGAGCTACCAGCCGAGCCGCTGATACCAGCGTTGATCTGATGGTTTCAAGTCTATCG GCTGTTCAATTTCTCGACAGGGTACCGGAGGTGCTCGTGGCCACTGGCGATATTCTCACCGTATTGGGTGATGGTAACTGGAAGATGGGAGAAGGAATGCAAGTGGCGAAGCCGAAACCTGGTGGTACGGATGAACAAGTATTGTTGGAACATTATGTTT ATGATACCGTCAACACCTCGATCGGAACTCTGAATACCATCGCCAAAACCCAGCGAAGACCGCCGTTTGGATCGATTTTTCTGTTGAATAATATCTCGTACCTACGGAAGAACATATCCGTTAACCCCAAACACGACAGACTTCTCGATTACCTTTCAAAGCCTACCCAAGACGTTCTCAACTCCAACTATCGTACCGCCAAATCTGGCTACTTTGACGCCAACTTTTCTTTGCTTATGCAAGCTCTGACTGACGATCCGAAGGAGAAACGGTCTGGTACGAAGGAGAAGTTTACGAGGTTTTATGATTTACTCGAGGAAGTGTTGGATAGGCATAAGATGGCTAGGGTGTTGGAGGATGATCCGGAGGAAAGAGAGGCGATTGGGAATGATGTGTTGAAATTTGTAATTCCGTCTTTGAAGGCGTTTACGCAGAAGCATCGGGAGAAGGAGTTTAGTAAAC ATCCGCAAAAGT ACATTAAAATGTCTCCCGAAGCGGTTGAGAATCAGTTGAGGAATATATATCGATAG